The DNA region TAACAAGCAATACCTTTGCCTCCAACGATGTGGCCATTAAGGAACGGTAGAACATTGGATTTTCACTGTATTCACCTGGCGTATCAATAATCCAATCCACATAATGGAGGGCTTGTGTCTTCGTTGCGGGAGTAAGATCCTCAAGTAACCGTTTCGTTAAAGTCGACTTTCCAGAACCAATCGGACCAATCAGCATAACTTTACCTTTTTTCATGAGCGCGTAATCTCTGCCAGTTCAAATTTCAGATTTTTACTTAAAAATTGGTTGATCGCTTGAATCGCCATATCTACATTAGAAACCGTCCCGCAAATGACCAATGATCCCGTAAAACGATCCAAGTAACCGATATCCACATCAGCTGCTTTCGAAGCAATGTCAGCCGCAATAATCGAAGTTTCTGTTGGTGTTAATGTTAAGATTCCAATCGCCCCTGCCTGACTGAGTCCAAGCTTTGAATACAATACTTCATCAGGATTAGCAATAATATGAGCCAATGTCAGCTGTTTCCCTGGTACATATTCTTGAATAACCCGCTGTTTTTTCTCCATCAATGTTTTCATCACCTTCTTAATGTTCCTCGCCGACTTCCAAAGAATCAACAATTCCAACGACCACTGCATCAATCGGAGCATCTTTGTTAAACATCGTTCGAGCAGGACTTCCTCGTGAGATAATTACCCGTTCACCCTGGCCAGCCCCAATCCGGTCTGCGGCGATAATTGGTTGCCCGATAGACCCGCCCTCCCAAGTAATTGGTTCAATGATTAATAGTTTCAACTGTTTCATTCCATCCTCTTTTTGTGTGCACCAGATACTCCCGATTACTTTGCCAAGAATCATTGCCCAGCCCCCTTGTGATGATGGAGTTTGATCCTTTTTTCATTAATGAAATCCTTCGCCAGTGGTGTGATAATGGTTTCCGCATGAATAATAAGTGTTTTTGAATCTAATTGATTCTTGACGAGCCAATCCGATGTTAACACCTTGTCTTGAAAACTTAATGTCACTTGACTTACCAATTCACTTGAAAATAATATACTTTTAACTTTTTCATGGAGAAGAGCTTGATTGGAAAAATGTATCCCCATCTCTTTTAGCTTCCCTTTATAACTATCAAATTGCTTTCGTAAAGGCGGCGGTAATCCTAAAGCTTTTAGCGTCCTTCGATCGGACCGTTTAATACCTGGTGTATCCTCACCAATAATAATAGGTTTCTGTAAAACAAGTGCAGCATAAATGATCTCTGCCTTGACCGACCCCTTTAAGCCAGAACAGGCCCGTGCTGCATTATCTAAATCAATTTCCGGAATAACAATCGCATCATAATCCATTGGTAGTTCGATAGGAGCTTTTGCATAATCATCGGCTGCAATAATTTGCTTGGCACCCGTCGACTGAATTTGATGTAATCCCAGCCATGCCGAGGTTTCCCCATCTAAAAACAAGAGATCAAAATCAATCTGATTGGTTTTTAAATAGATAAATTGGTCAGTAAATGCCTCATTTGCAGAACTTTCACAAAAAATATATAATACCCTTTTTCTAGTAATATTTTGCATTAGCAATTCCTGTGTGATTCTTTCCACAAGATTTTGGAGCTGTTGGTTATCCATCTTGCTCATCCCCTAGAATGGTCGAAAATAAACTGCGATTCTTCCCAATCACCCGCACTGTGTCACCAGTATTTACCCCTGATGCATTAGCCTCATCCATGTCAATATGAAATTCAAGTTGATACTCTTCCTGTACTCTAACAGTCACATCATGAAAAATAACCGGCCGTTTGTTTGATTTGACAATTAAAGAGTCACCATTTATAACATCAAAAATCTTTGCATCCGCCTTCGATAGATGAACATGGTTTTTAGCAATAATCAATCCGGTATCAATCGTGACCGATCCAACTGGACCAACAATTGTTATTCCAGGTGTTCCCTCAATCAATCCAGAGGGTCTTATTGGCGGATGAACGCCCAAAGTAAAACCATCTGTTTTTGATATCTCGATTTGTGTATGATTTCGCAACGGCCCTAAAATTCTAACGTTCTGAAGCACTCCTTTTTGACCAACGATCGTTACCGTCTCGTATGCCGCAAATTGCCCAGGCTGTGATAGCGACCGTAGTACTGTTAACGATGCTCGATCACCAAACAATAGATGAAAATGGTATTCACTTAAATGAGCATGGCGATTGGATACCCCTACTGGAATGGTTAACTGAACGGAATTACTCACTACAGCCTTATCTGCTACGATAGGAATTTTTCTATCTAATAAAAAATCTTTTGCCGAAGGTGTTAGCTTATCGCCTTCCTGTAACGGGAACTCTTTCGGCAGTTTTTGTTTGGACAATAGGCTGCGCAGGCATTTTTCAGTAATGACCGCCACTTAGCTTTACCCTTCCAATTTCGGCAGCATTAACTCAATATCTGAATGTGGCCGTGGAATGACATGCACGGAAATAAGTTCACCAACATTCGATGCCGCTGCCGCTCCTGCGTCCGTTGCTGCCTTTACCGCTCCAACATCACCGCGTACCATAACCGTAACGAGCCCGCCGCCTACTTGAACTTTTCCGACTAATCGAACATCTGCCGCTTTAACCATTGCGTCCGCAGCCTCAACCGCACCTACCAACCCTTTCGTTTCAATCATTCCTAATGCCGACGTTTCTCTCGCCATAATCGATAACCTCCTAAGTTAATTGACTAATAACTTGCATCACGATTTTTGTGATTTCTTCTACACTTATTTCTCCCTCGGAACTCTCTAATTCTATCTGTTGTGAATTGTTATCCATTTCACGAATTCCAAATGCTACTCGTTTGATATTCAATAAATGCTGTGGTCCAATGTTGTCTGTGGTAATGTTGTTGCCATAAGTGCCACAGCCTAATGTCATCGAAGGAAAGATGCCAGTTGTCGCGCCAATTCCACCAAAGGTCGTACCAGAATTGACGATAACTCGAGATGCTGGTTTCTTTAATGCGAAGGCAAGAATGACCTCGTCTTCATTTGCATGGATACCAATGGTATGGCCAAGGCCGCCAACCTCTAACAGTTTCATAGATATTTCACAGCCTTCTTGCCAATCCTTCACTGTGTAAAAGGCTAAAACGGTTGATAGTTTTTCCAGTGAAAAAGGTGCATTTTTTCCAATATCCTCTTCTTCTCCAACAAGAATTTTAGTACCTTCAGGTATACCAATCCCTGCCAACTCTGCAATCTCTAGTGGAGACCTTCCGACAATTTGAGTGTTCAAGCTATTATTTTTTAATAGAATCCCAGCAACCTTTTCTTTTTCAGCGGGATTTAGAAAATAAGCTCCTTTTTTCTGCAACTCTGTTAAAAATCTATCTTTGATTTCTTCATCAACAACAACGGCTTGTTCCGAAGCACAGATTGTTCCATAATCAAATGCTTTACTTTCAATTATTTGCCGGGCTGATCTGGTGATATTAGCACTTTTGTGAACATAAACAGGCACATTTCCTGGCCCTACACCGTAGGCTGGCTTGCCAGAGCTGTATGCAGCCTTGACCATCCCCGGCCCACCCGTTGCTAAGATTAAATTTGTTTTTATATGTGACATTAACTCTCTTGATGCATCCAAGGAAGAATGTTCTATGCCCTGTACTGCCCCTTCAGGAGCCCCGGCTGCAATAGCAGCGTCATTCATGATTTTTACTGCCTGAAGGGAGCAATTAAGTGCGGCAGGATGTGGGCTAAAAACAATGGCATTTCTAGCTTTGATTGCAATTAAAGCTTTAAAAATAATTGTCGAGGTTGGATTGGTAGAAGGGATAATACCAGCTATCACACCCACTGGCTCAGCAATTTCCCAAACCTTCTTTCCCTCGTCTACCTGAATGATTCCAACAGTTTTCATATCCTTTATCGCATCATGTACTCGTTGGGCAGCAAATAAGTTTTTCGTTACCTTATCCTGTACATTACCAAATCCCGTTTCCTCCACTGCTAGTCTAGCTAACATTTCGGCTGCTTTTGCCGCTTCTTCACTCATATTCCTTACGATAGAATCAATTTCAGCCTGGGAAAGTTGTTCTAAACTTTTTTGTGCAACTGCAGCAAGATGCACTTTATCACGAACTTCTTGAATCGATATTAAGTCATTGTCTAGGTTCATTGTTAATGTCTTCCCTTCTAAAATGAACTATGGGGAGAAAGGGCAATTTTCTTTACCATATTGGCAAATGCTTCGGCTGCTGCAGCACAAGAGGATTGACTGCCAGTTAGAAGTCCACCTCCAAAGTTTGTTTCTGTTGGCGGACCATAAAATACACAAAGACGAACATCCGCCGCTTTCAGGGCAGCATCTAAACCGAGGATTGCTTCTAACGGGGGAGCAATCAAATAAGCTAACGGCTCACCGGGTTTGATTCCGGCTACCTTTGATAAATATGTCCCAGTCCTTGAAATAGTGTGGGCATAATAGGCATGATGCGCTTCCTCATCCACCGCATAAAACGTCGGTCCCTCATTGATCATCTGAACCGCAACTTCTAATCCGCTCTTTACCTCTGACGGAGTTGCCCCGCCTAATATTCCTAAAAATTCACCCGATAATGGACCAGAAGAATGTGCAGCCCCCGCATAAAAGGATTTCGCATAGATCACCTCTACTGCTGCCATCTTTGTAGCTTCATCTAATGCTGTATATCCGACATCATCACTTGTACTTGTGATAAGGGCTAAGCTTTTAATAAATGGCGGTACTTGTAGCTGCTCTCTTAAGCCATCATCAACATTAGGTATGATTCTACTCGACAGTGCAAAGGCAGGAATTCGTTTTATCTCCACATACTCACCTCCCTTAAAAACAAAAAAGTGCCATGAATACAGTACTAAACTTAGACTGCATACAAGGCACCTTTGCCATCTTCTATTCACTTACTAACATCCTATTAACTTTAAATTTTTTTATGACTATATTCTATTGGAGTAGCATTGATTCATTTGTTGAGACACTCAAATGGTTTTTATCATATAATTTGTTTTTAAAGGAGTTTTTACTAAAGAAATAGAATAATTTATACTAACTTATTTTTTTGAATATTAAATTAGCTTTGGAGGTGATCCTTGATGAAACAATGGTCGAAAGAAATTGAAATAGATTCACCTATCGAAAACGTTTGGGAGCTGTTTGACGGCAGTTTGGAAAAAATGCAAAAGATTATGCCTCAAGTCGTTAGTAACACACCCGTTAAAGTAACGGAAGAAGGCGTTGGCACTATCTATCGTCAGCAATATAAAGAAGGCAAGCGAATTGAGGAGTATGATGTAAAAACACTAGAGTATGTGGATACTCCCGATTATAAGAAAATGAAAGTAGGTTTTACCCTTGCCAACATGTTTGAAATCACGGCATTCTATGAAGTCAAGAAAATAAACGAGCAGAAAACTCTATTTAGTTACACAACAACCAATCGTCCCTTAAAAGCGTTCCTCAAGCTATTTCTTCTATTTGGAAGTGACAAGGTAGTAGTTAAGTTTGTTAACCGTGTGAAAGAGATTGCAGAATCTGAAAATGCGTTAGTTTGATTCATTTGAGAGGAGAGTACAATGGTAGATTATCGTTTTTCACATCGGCTAAAGGTTAGGTATTCGGAGATTGATGGACAAAAGATTGTTTTTAATGCCCACTACTTAACATATATCGATGTTGCTGTAAGTGAATATTTCCAATCGCTTTTGGAGCATGACTTCGGCACTACCTTTGATTTTGTCCTGGCAAAATCAACGTTAGAGTATAAGAGATCCGCCTATCTAAATGATTGGTTAACCATTTGGTGCAGAATGGATAAGGTGGGCAATAAGAGTATGACGATGAATTTCATGATCACTAGAGAAGATGATGCTGAACCAATTTTGTTAGCCGAGATTATTTACGTGAGTGTTGATCCTGAAACCATGTTAACATCGCCAGTTCCAGACTTTGTACGTGAACGTATTGAACAATTCGAATTAGAGCCCAGGTAAATCGAATAATAAAAATTTCTCATCCATGAGATGAGGAATTTTTTTTGTTTGTTCATCATTAACTTATTAGGCTTGAAATCATATTTTAGTTTAAGATTTGCTCTCCTACGGTATACGAATCAACAATGACTACTTTTCTCTTAAAAAGGAAATTCAGTACAGATTTCGTTTAATTCTTTTATTAGTGCCAGCATTCGTCTTCCTCCAGCCTATTATCATTCTTTTCATTTGGAACTTTTAACCTTTATATCATTTTTCCAAATCGCCAGCTTAAACATAAAAAAATCAATGTTGGAAATAATAACCTCGGGTAACCTTGAAAGGATGGGATGGAAAATGTCATTAGAATGGTTTGACAGAGTATGCGGCGAACTGCAAGATCATCTGGAGTCGATTTGTGAAGAGTATGACCAGGTTGGTCAAATGTCCATTGAAAGAGCTGCCAAACATCCGAGGATTGAATTTTTCGTTGAAACGGAAGATGTTAACACAGAAGAACTTGATCGTGACTATTTTTGCACATTGTTCTTCGATCCACAAAATGAAGAATTTTATATCGATACCTTTGATGTTGACAGTGGACATACGGCAAAAATCATCCTTTCAGACATAGAAGATATTATCGATGAGGTGCATGAGAGTCTCCATGACTACATGAACGACGACGATCATTACACGGAGGATGGTCTATATCTCACTTCTGATGCTTTTTATGAGGATGGAACAGAGGTTGAAGTAGTCTATTCTGATGATGAGGATGATGAATTTCAACAAGTAGGAAGTGATTTCTTTGAGGAGATTGATGTGGAGTGGTCAACACCTGAGGTTACTGCTTTTAAGCATGAAGATGAGGTAGAAGTGACTTATCAATTTGGAGTAGTACAAGAAACAGGTGATGGCGTTCTTAAAAGAATCAATCGCATATGGACCACCGATGATGATTTACTTAAAGACGAATCCCATTTTATTTTTAGCAAAGAGGAAGCTAGTACGATCATCGCCATGATTGCCAGTCATATGGACCAATTAAGTGAGTTTGATTTTGAGGATAGCTTATAAAAAGAAACAACGAGCACTCCGATAGCTGAGTGCTCGTTACTTTTGGTATTATTCTAAAATAATGTTGGATTAATAGCTTCAGTTTACATAATATTGTTATGGTCTCTTATTTCCATTAATCAACCGTATAGTCAATTTCAATAAGATCCCATGCTGTAATAATTCCTAAAGGCGCTTCATTATTGTTACCATTTTCAGTAATGATGACTCCCTCTAACTTCTGTTTTTCTTTATGTGATTTTCCAAAGATATTTTCTACTTCAAAAATGTTAACGCTTTTTGGCACAATGTGGACGGGTTGTTCTTTCTCATATATTAAAATATCGCTGACATGTACATCAGCTAAGTTCACGGTACTGCTTTCAATATTCTTGGCCAGCCATTTTACAATCGTTCCTGCCGTCAAAAGTCCAATGCATTCTTTGTTTTTATAAATCGGAAATTTAGAATAACCGTACTCTCTTATCGCTTTAATTACCTTTAAGATATTGTCATGATAATCGAAGAATTTTACATTTTTCGTAGCAATAGTCAGCGCGTAATTGGGACGATTAAATACATGGGCAATTTTCTCAATATGCTCGACCACTTTGGCATTCGGTTCAGCAATATAATAACCAATTTCCATCTTTTCATGGACAATCGCATTTCGAAGCTTTGCGTATTGTTCAAGGTCCTTTTTAAAGGTTTCAATAATCTGATATTTTTTTGCTCCTACCTTCACTAACACTACGAATCTCTCATCATTTATTTGAACAATATCCTTCATGGCATCATGAACTTGATTAAAGGCTACTTCAAATCGTTCAGATAATATCTGTCCATTCTTTTTGACCGGTTTCATTTCGCTCTCCCTACCATTTTTCTTTAATTATATAATCAATATAGAGATAGGGAAATATCAATTTCTGAAATAATAAAAAGGGCAGCAATTACTATGCTCCCCCCTTCCTTGTATTACTGATTTACTAAGATTGTAATGATTTTATTCTCTATTCTTTTCCCAAAAGAATCATCCAACAAATTATTTAACATAATGGAAAAAATCAGAGTTTGTCCACTTTTTGTTTGAACATATCCAGATAAACTGCTGACAGATGTGATGGTGCCCGTTTTAGCCTTTACCTTGCCTTTAAAAATAGGCTCCTTCAACCGATTCCGCAATGTACCTCCAAGCATTTTATCCTGTTCACCCGCATATGGCAGTGATTTTAATAGCGTCGGAAACCATGTTTGATTCTGCACGGCAAAAAGCAATTGAGATATCTGATTGGCGGGTATTAAATTTGCTTGAGATATCCCAGAACCGTCCCTTAGCAAGAGTGTGTCAGTGTCCACTCCGAATTTAGCCAACTCCGTTTCCAATACAGCAAGACCCTTTTCCCAGCTTCCTTCACCTTTAACAACCTTCCCCATTTCCTTCACTAAAGTTTCAGCATGGCCGTTGTTGCTTAGTTTCATAAATGGGACGAGTAATTCTGAAAGTGGGATGGATTGGCGAGTATGCAAACTAATTGCCTCGTCTGGTGTTGTTCCTGTTTTCGTTTTTCCTGTTATTTGGATACCATGATCCGTTAGTGCTTGCTTAAAGAGAGCCATCGCATAACGGGTTGGCTCCCAAACACCAATCCATTCCTTTTCAATCTTTGATTTAAGAGGTATCGTACCTTTAATGATGATTGTATTCTTTGCATGTTGGCGCTCAATGACTATTTCCTTTTTTCCATCCTCTGGCACGGTTTCTGTCCGATTGATTATTTTCACAAAATCCGTATCTGGTGTTACTTTCACATCAGCTCTGTCACCTTTTCCTGTTCCTGGATCTATTTCAACAAGAACAGAACCTGAGTCAAAATCTGTCGTTGGCGATGCAGTTA from Neobacillus sp. FSL H8-0543 includes:
- a CDS encoding BMC domain-containing protein; the protein is MMEKKQRVIQEYVPGKQLTLAHIIANPDEVLYSKLGLSQAGAIGILTLTPTETSIIAADIASKAADVDIGYLDRFTGSLVICGTVSNVDMAIQAINQFLSKNLKFELAEITRS
- a CDS encoding EutN/CcmL family microcompartment protein: MILGKVIGSIWCTQKEDGMKQLKLLIIEPITWEGGSIGQPIIAADRIGAGQGERVIISRGSPARTMFNKDAPIDAVVVGIVDSLEVGEEH
- a CDS encoding CBS domain-containing protein, giving the protein MKPVKKNGQILSERFEVAFNQVHDAMKDIVQINDERFVVLVKVGAKKYQIIETFKKDLEQYAKLRNAIVHEKMEIGYYIAEPNAKVVEHIEKIAHVFNRPNYALTIATKNVKFFDYHDNILKVIKAIREYGYSKFPIYKNKECIGLLTAGTIVKWLAKNIESSTVNLADVHVSDILIYEKEQPVHIVPKSVNIFEVENIFGKSHKEKQKLEGVIITENGNNNEAPLGIITAWDLIEIDYTVD
- a CDS encoding BMC domain-containing protein, which gives rise to MARETSALGMIETKGLVGAVEAADAMVKAADVRLVGKVQVGGGLVTVMVRGDVGAVKAATDAGAAAASNVGELISVHVIPRPHSDIELMLPKLEG
- a CDS encoding acetaldehyde dehydrogenase (acetylating); protein product: MNLDNDLISIQEVRDKVHLAAVAQKSLEQLSQAEIDSIVRNMSEEAAKAAEMLARLAVEETGFGNVQDKVTKNLFAAQRVHDAIKDMKTVGIIQVDEGKKVWEIAEPVGVIAGIIPSTNPTSTIIFKALIAIKARNAIVFSPHPAALNCSLQAVKIMNDAAIAAGAPEGAVQGIEHSSLDASRELMSHIKTNLILATGGPGMVKAAYSSGKPAYGVGPGNVPVYVHKSANITRSARQIIESKAFDYGTICASEQAVVVDEEIKDRFLTELQKKGAYFLNPAEKEKVAGILLKNNSLNTQIVGRSPLEIAELAGIGIPEGTKILVGEEEDIGKNAPFSLEKLSTVLAFYTVKDWQEGCEISMKLLEVGGLGHTIGIHANEDEVILAFALKKPASRVIVNSGTTFGGIGATTGIFPSMTLGCGTYGNNITTDNIGPQHLLNIKRVAFGIREMDNNSQQIELESSEGEISVEEITKIVMQVISQLT
- the eutL gene encoding ethanolamine utilization microcompartment protein EutL, whose translation is MEIKRIPAFALSSRIIPNVDDGLREQLQVPPFIKSLALITSTSDDVGYTALDEATKMAAVEVIYAKSFYAGAAHSSGPLSGEFLGILGGATPSEVKSGLEVAVQMINEGPTFYAVDEEAHHAYYAHTISRTGTYLSKVAGIKPGEPLAYLIAPPLEAILGLDAALKAADVRLCVFYGPPTETNFGGGLLTGSQSSCAAAAEAFANMVKKIALSPHSSF
- the dacB gene encoding D-alanyl-D-alanine carboxypeptidase/D-alanyl-D-alanine-endopeptidase, which produces MFKRVKTYVLMLFILCAVFLPNLHHAFARLENENLTQKLNQLLMEEPDLKGAIAGVSIRSAIKGEFLYDHLGDIRLRPASNMKLLTAAAALSVLGQDYRFITEVLTDGLVKKKTLEGNLYLKGKGDPTLLIADFENMALEIKKLGIKKINGNLIGDDKWYDDVRYSTDLSWSDEQAYYGAQVSALTASPTTDFDSGSVLVEIDPGTGKGDRADVKVTPDTDFVKIINRTETVPEDGKKEIVIERQHAKNTIIIKGTIPLKSKIEKEWIGVWEPTRYAMALFKQALTDHGIQITGKTKTGTTPDEAISLHTRQSIPLSELLVPFMKLSNNGHAETLVKEMGKVVKGEGSWEKGLAVLETELAKFGVDTDTLLLRDGSGISQANLIPANQISQLLFAVQNQTWFPTLLKSLPYAGEQDKMLGGTLRNRLKEPIFKGKVKAKTGTITSVSSLSGYVQTKSGQTLIFSIMLNNLLDDSFGKRIENKIITILVNQ
- a CDS encoding thioesterase family protein; translated protein: MVDYRFSHRLKVRYSEIDGQKIVFNAHYLTYIDVAVSEYFQSLLEHDFGTTFDFVLAKSTLEYKRSAYLNDWLTIWCRMDKVGNKSMTMNFMITREDDAEPILLAEIIYVSVDPETMLTSPVPDFVRERIEQFELEPR
- a CDS encoding SRPBCC family protein; this translates as MKQWSKEIEIDSPIENVWELFDGSLEKMQKIMPQVVSNTPVKVTEEGVGTIYRQQYKEGKRIEEYDVKTLEYVDTPDYKKMKVGFTLANMFEITAFYEVKKINEQKTLFSYTTTNRPLKAFLKLFLLFGSDKVVVKFVNRVKEIAESENALV
- the pduL gene encoding phosphate propanoyltransferase, which encodes MSKQKLPKEFPLQEGDKLTPSAKDFLLDRKIPIVADKAVVSNSVQLTIPVGVSNRHAHLSEYHFHLLFGDRASLTVLRSLSQPGQFAAYETVTIVGQKGVLQNVRILGPLRNHTQIEISKTDGFTLGVHPPIRPSGLIEGTPGITIVGPVGSVTIDTGLIIAKNHVHLSKADAKIFDVINGDSLIVKSNKRPVIFHDVTVRVQEEYQLEFHIDMDEANASGVNTGDTVRVIGKNRSLFSTILGDEQDG